A single Polynucleobacter acidiphobus DNA region contains:
- a CDS encoding symmetrical bis(5'-nucleosyl)-tetraphosphatase yields MTRIFAIGDVQGCLNPLNQLIKKLPRGSKFIFLGDLVNRGPDSLGTLRRLKQLQEDGIAECILGNHDLNLLACDAGLRDTKPLDTIDDILAAPDRRALIDWLRHRPMALSNGKVLLVHAGVLPQWSLKKTLSLSHEVEIALRHKNYRDFLAQMYGNTPNRWDQKLTGFDRLRLITNTLTRIRFCTPQGEMEFKSKEGLESGPAGYLPWFEAPERKTKSIPIVFGHWSTLGLLNRQGVIGIDTGCVWGGTLTAIDLNHLETMSLKGLVGDSKSLTIKTVSVAGYDHPLRM; encoded by the coding sequence ATGACGCGCATCTTTGCGATTGGTGATGTACAGGGTTGCTTAAACCCCCTCAATCAACTCATCAAGAAACTCCCTCGTGGTTCTAAATTCATTTTTCTGGGAGATCTCGTTAATCGTGGTCCAGACTCGTTAGGGACTCTGCGACGCCTGAAGCAACTTCAAGAGGATGGGATAGCGGAGTGCATTTTAGGAAACCATGATCTCAATTTATTGGCATGCGATGCAGGGCTTCGTGACACCAAACCACTCGATACGATTGATGATATTTTGGCAGCGCCCGACCGGCGAGCGCTCATTGATTGGCTAAGGCACCGACCCATGGCGCTGAGCAATGGGAAAGTCTTGCTGGTACACGCAGGGGTGCTACCCCAATGGAGTCTTAAGAAAACCTTATCTTTATCCCATGAGGTGGAGATTGCACTACGCCATAAAAACTATCGTGATTTCTTGGCCCAAATGTATGGCAATACACCGAATCGCTGGGATCAAAAATTGACTGGCTTTGATCGTTTACGTTTAATCACGAATACCCTAACCCGGATTCGGTTTTGCACTCCTCAAGGCGAAATGGAATTCAAGAGTAAAGAGGGATTAGAAAGCGGCCCGGCTGGCTATCTCCCATGGTTTGAGGCTCCAGAGCGTAAAACAAAATCGATACCGATTGTCTTTGGTCACTGGTCAACACTTGGCTTACTCAATCGCCAAGGCGTCATTGGAATTGATACTGGCTGCGTATGGGGTGGCACCCTAACTGCAATCGATCTTAACCACTTGGAAACTATGAGCCTCAAGGGTTTGGTTGGGGATTCCAAATCGCTTACGATTAAGACAGTCAGTGTGGCGGGCTATGATCACCCGCTACGGATGTGA